One part of the Streptomyces sp. NBC_00286 genome encodes these proteins:
- a CDS encoding NADH-quinone oxidoreductase subunit M — MSFPLLTATAALPALGAIATAAVPAARRTAAKWLALLVSLATLVLAVVVLVRFEPGGDRYQLTESHAWIADFGVRYELGVDGIGVALIALTALLIPFVILAGWHDADPLETRSSRWRPTQGFFALILAVEAMVILSFEATDVFLFYIFFEAMLIPMYFLIGGFGDRAHAGTDEKAAAQRSYAAVKFLLYNLAGGLIMLAAVIGLYVVAGNFSLQEIAEARANGTLDMATSTERWLFLGFFFAFAVKAPLWPLHTWLPNAMQESTAPVAVLITAVVDKVGTFAMLRFCLQLFPEASKWATPVILVLALISIVYGALLAVGQRDIKRLVAYASISHFGFIIMGIFAMTSQGQSGATLYMVNHGISTAALMLVAGFLISRRGSRLIADYGGVQKVAPVLAGTFLIGSLATLSLPGLAPFVSEFLVLVGTFTRYPVIGIIATFGIVLAALYTLVLYQRTMTGPVKPEVSAMPDLRVRELVVVTPLIALLIFLGVFPKPLTDIVNPAVEHTMSDVQKQDPEPEVEAAK, encoded by the coding sequence ATGTCCTTTCCACTGCTGACAGCGACGGCGGCGCTCCCGGCCCTCGGGGCGATCGCCACGGCCGCCGTGCCGGCCGCGCGCCGCACCGCCGCCAAATGGCTGGCGCTGCTGGTCTCGCTCGCCACCCTGGTACTCGCCGTGGTGGTCCTGGTCCGCTTCGAGCCCGGCGGCGACCGCTACCAACTCACCGAATCCCACGCCTGGATCGCGGACTTCGGGGTGCGCTACGAGCTGGGTGTGGACGGCATCGGGGTGGCGCTGATCGCGCTGACCGCGCTGCTGATCCCGTTCGTGATCCTCGCGGGCTGGCACGACGCCGACCCGCTGGAGACCCGCAGCAGCCGCTGGCGTCCGACACAGGGCTTCTTCGCCCTGATCCTCGCCGTCGAGGCGATGGTGATCCTCTCCTTCGAGGCCACCGATGTCTTCCTCTTCTACATCTTCTTCGAAGCCATGCTCATCCCGATGTACTTCCTCATCGGCGGCTTCGGAGACCGCGCCCACGCGGGCACGGACGAGAAGGCGGCGGCCCAACGCTCGTACGCCGCCGTGAAGTTCCTCCTCTACAACCTGGCCGGCGGCCTGATCATGCTGGCCGCCGTCATCGGCCTCTACGTAGTGGCCGGAAACTTCTCGCTGCAGGAGATCGCCGAGGCCCGGGCCAACGGCACGCTGGACATGGCGACCAGCACCGAACGCTGGCTCTTCCTGGGCTTCTTCTTCGCGTTCGCCGTGAAGGCACCCCTGTGGCCGCTGCACACCTGGCTGCCGAACGCGATGCAGGAGTCGACGGCCCCGGTCGCCGTACTGATCACAGCCGTGGTCGACAAGGTCGGCACCTTCGCGATGCTGCGCTTTTGCCTCCAGCTCTTCCCGGAGGCATCGAAGTGGGCGACGCCGGTCATTCTCGTACTCGCCCTGATCAGCATCGTCTACGGGGCGTTGCTCGCGGTCGGGCAGCGTGACATCAAGCGGCTGGTGGCGTACGCGTCGATCTCGCACTTCGGGTTCATCATCATGGGCATCTTCGCGATGACCAGCCAGGGCCAGTCGGGCGCGACGCTCTACATGGTCAACCACGGGATCTCCACCGCCGCCCTGATGTTGGTGGCCGGCTTCCTGATCTCGCGGCGCGGCTCGCGGCTGATCGCCGACTACGGAGGAGTGCAGAAAGTCGCCCCGGTACTCGCCGGCACCTTCCTGATCGGCAGCCTCGCGACCCTCTCGCTGCCCGGCCTCGCGCCGTTCGTGAGTGAATTCCTGGTCCTGGTCGGCACGTTCACGCGCTACCCGGTGATCGGGATCATCGCCACCTTCGGCATCGTCCTTGCCGCGCTCTACACCCTCGTCCTCTACCAGAGGACGATGACGGGCCCGGTGAAGCCCGAGGTCTCGGCCATGCCCGACCTGAGGGTGCGGGAACTCGTGGTCGTCACCCCGCTGATCGCCCTGCTGATCTTCCTGGGTGTCTTCCCGAAGCCGCTCACCGACATCGTCAACCCGGCGGTCGAGCACACCATGTCCGATGTACAGAAGCAGGACCCCGAGCCTGAGGTGGAGGCGGCCAAGTGA
- the nuoK gene encoding NADH-quinone oxidoreductase subunit NuoK encodes MNPVNYLYLAALLFTIGATGVLIRRNAIVVFMCVELMLNACNLALVAFSRMHGNLDGQIMAFFTMVVAAAEVVVGLAIIVSLFRTRHSASVDDASLMKL; translated from the coding sequence GTGAATCCCGTCAACTACCTCTACCTCGCCGCCCTGTTGTTCACGATCGGCGCCACCGGCGTCCTGATCAGGCGGAACGCGATCGTGGTGTTCATGTGCGTCGAGCTCATGCTCAACGCCTGCAACCTCGCGCTCGTGGCCTTCTCTCGGATGCACGGCAATCTCGACGGCCAGATCATGGCCTTCTTCACGATGGTCGTCGCCGCCGCGGAGGTCGTGGTCGGGCTCGCGATCATTGTGTCCCTGTTCCGTACCCGCCACTCGGCCTCGGTCGACGACGCCAGCCTGATGAAGCTCTAA
- a CDS encoding NADH-quinone oxidoreductase subunit J: MMDLAAYTTSTGEAFQFWVLGTIAVIGALCTVFMKKAVHSALCLAGTMIILAVFYLANGAYFLGIVQIVVYTGAIMMLFLFVVMLVGVTAADSLKETIKGQRWLALLCGLGFGILLCAGIGNASLNEFSGLGQANAGGNVEGLAALIFTKYVFAFELTGALLITAAVGAMVLTHRERTERAKTQRELAEQRVREGKQLPPLPAPGVYARHNAVDIAGLLPDGTASELTVHKTLRERGQIRDVSNEAINDLKALEQRAEERLGREEEAKK, from the coding sequence ATGATGGATCTCGCCGCCTACACCACCTCCACCGGAGAGGCCTTCCAGTTCTGGGTCCTCGGCACCATCGCGGTGATCGGCGCCCTGTGCACCGTCTTCATGAAGAAGGCTGTGCACAGCGCGCTCTGCCTCGCCGGAACCATGATCATCCTGGCGGTGTTCTACCTCGCCAACGGCGCCTATTTCCTGGGCATCGTGCAGATCGTCGTCTACACCGGCGCGATCATGATGCTTTTCCTCTTCGTGGTCATGCTCGTCGGCGTCACCGCCGCCGACTCCCTGAAGGAGACCATCAAGGGGCAGCGCTGGCTGGCCCTCCTGTGCGGCCTCGGCTTCGGCATCCTGCTCTGCGCGGGAATCGGCAACGCCTCGCTGAACGAGTTCAGCGGCCTGGGCCAGGCCAACGCCGGTGGCAATGTGGAGGGTCTCGCCGCCCTCATCTTCACGAAGTACGTCTTCGCCTTCGAGCTCACCGGCGCCCTGCTCATCACGGCCGCCGTCGGCGCCATGGTGCTCACGCACCGGGAGCGCACCGAGCGGGCCAAGACCCAGCGAGAGCTGGCCGAGCAGCGCGTACGGGAAGGCAAGCAGCTCCCGCCGTTGCCCGCCCCCGGCGTCTACGCCCGGCACAACGCGGTGGACATCGCCGGCCTCCTCCCGGACGGCACCGCGTCCGAGCTCACTGTCCACAAGACGCTGCGGGAGCGCGGCCAGATCCGCGATGTGTCCAACGAGGCGATCAATGACCTCAAGGCCCTGGAGCAGCGCGCGGAGGAACGGCTCGGCCGGGAAGAGGAGGCCAAGAAGTGA
- the nuoI gene encoding NADH-quinone oxidoreductase subunit NuoI: MADEQKETKPGFQNPVAGFGVTFKAMFKKRLTEQYPEQKKTTAPRFHGRHQLNRHPDGLEKCIGCELCAWACPADAIYVEGADNTEEERYSPGERYGRVYQINYARCILCGLCIEACPTRALTMTNEFELADTSRANLIYTKEQLLAGLEEGMVDSPHSIFPGTDEQDYYRGLVTEAAPGTERQVALSKGEVPQEAASTFGPDEPASEKVIGQ; encoded by the coding sequence ATGGCTGATGAGCAGAAGGAGACCAAACCCGGTTTCCAGAACCCCGTCGCAGGTTTCGGCGTGACCTTCAAGGCCATGTTCAAGAAGCGGCTGACCGAGCAGTACCCCGAACAGAAGAAGACCACCGCCCCGCGATTCCACGGTCGGCACCAGCTCAACCGCCATCCGGACGGCCTGGAGAAGTGCATCGGCTGCGAGCTGTGCGCCTGGGCCTGCCCGGCGGACGCGATCTATGTGGAGGGCGCGGACAACACCGAGGAGGAGCGCTACTCCCCGGGCGAGCGGTACGGCCGCGTCTACCAGATCAACTACGCCCGCTGCATCCTGTGCGGGCTGTGCATCGAGGCGTGCCCCACGCGCGCGCTGACGATGACGAACGAGTTCGAGCTGGCTGACACCAGCCGCGCCAACCTCATCTACACCAAGGAGCAGCTGCTCGCCGGCCTCGAAGAGGGCATGGTCGACAGCCCGCACTCGATCTTCCCCGGGACGGACGAGCAGGACTACTACCGAGGTCTGGTCACGGAGGCTGCGCCGGGTACGGAGCGCCAGGTTGCCCTCTCCAAGGGAGAGGTGCCGCAGGAGGCCGCCTCGACCTTCGGCCCGGACGAGCCGGCGTCGGAAAAGGTGATCGGCCAATGA
- the nuoL gene encoding NADH-quinone oxidoreductase subunit L: MENLIALLVAAPLLGAAVLLCGGRRLDAVGHWIGTVLAAASFVIGAILFADMLGKGAEDREMTQHLFSWVPVESFQADVAFQLDQLSMTFVLLISGVGSLIHVYSIGYMEHDERRRRFFGYLNLFLAAMLLLVLADNYLLLYVGWEGVGLASYLLIGFWQHKPSAATAAKKAFLVNRVGDMGLSIAIMLMFAWFGTFAFGPVLEATGETSEGKLTAIGLMLLLAACGKSAQVPLQSWLGDAMEGPTPVSALIHAATMVTAGVYLIVRSGAIFNAAPDAQLAVTVVGAVTLLFGAIVGCAKDDIKKALAGSTMSQIGYMILAAGLGPIGYAFAIMHLVTHGFFKAGLFLGAGSVMHGMNDEVDMRKYGGLRKYMPVTFVTFGLGYLAIIGFPGLSGFFSKDKIIEAAFAKGGTEGWILGGVALLGAAITAYYMTRVMLMTFFGEERWRHAPTPSPAEPSVEPAAETHGEHAEPHPHESPRSMTIPMIVLAFGSVFAGGFFSIGDRFIHWLEPVTDHAHGHPPVSALTVTLSTVAVMVIGVGVAYAQYGRRPVPVVAPRGSLLTRAARRDLLQDDFNHVVLVRGGEHLTRSLVYVDHTLVDGVVNGTAASMGGLSGRLRRLQNGFARSYAVSMFGGAAVLIAATLLMRAV, translated from the coding sequence GTGGAGAACCTGATTGCGCTGCTGGTAGCGGCGCCTCTGCTCGGAGCGGCCGTACTGCTGTGCGGTGGCCGACGGCTCGATGCCGTCGGCCACTGGATCGGCACCGTCCTCGCGGCCGCCTCCTTCGTGATCGGCGCGATCCTCTTCGCCGACATGCTCGGGAAGGGCGCGGAAGACCGGGAGATGACCCAGCACCTGTTCAGCTGGGTCCCCGTGGAGAGCTTCCAGGCGGACGTCGCCTTCCAGCTCGACCAGCTGTCGATGACGTTCGTCCTGCTGATCAGCGGCGTCGGCTCGCTGATCCACGTGTACTCGATCGGGTACATGGAGCACGACGAGCGGCGCCGCCGCTTCTTCGGCTATCTGAACCTGTTCCTCGCGGCGATGCTGCTGCTCGTCCTCGCCGACAACTACCTGCTGCTGTACGTCGGCTGGGAGGGCGTCGGCCTCGCCTCGTACCTGCTGATCGGCTTCTGGCAGCACAAGCCCAGCGCTGCCACGGCCGCGAAGAAGGCCTTCCTGGTCAACCGCGTCGGCGACATGGGCCTTTCCATCGCGATCATGCTGATGTTCGCCTGGTTCGGCACCTTCGCCTTCGGGCCCGTACTCGAGGCGACGGGCGAGACGAGCGAGGGCAAGCTCACCGCCATCGGTCTGATGCTGCTGCTCGCCGCCTGCGGCAAGTCCGCCCAGGTGCCGCTGCAGTCCTGGCTCGGGGACGCGATGGAGGGCCCGACCCCGGTCTCGGCCCTCATCCACGCCGCGACGATGGTGACCGCGGGCGTGTACCTGATCGTGCGCTCCGGCGCGATCTTCAACGCCGCGCCGGACGCTCAGCTGGCCGTGACCGTCGTCGGCGCCGTCACGCTCCTGTTCGGTGCGATCGTCGGTTGCGCGAAGGACGACATCAAGAAGGCGCTGGCCGGCTCGACCATGTCGCAGATCGGCTACATGATCCTCGCCGCGGGCCTCGGCCCCATCGGCTACGCCTTCGCGATCATGCACCTGGTGACGCACGGCTTCTTCAAGGCCGGGCTCTTCCTCGGCGCCGGTTCGGTCATGCACGGCATGAACGACGAGGTCGACATGAGGAAGTACGGCGGCCTCAGGAAGTACATGCCGGTCACCTTCGTCACCTTCGGCCTCGGCTACCTCGCCATCATCGGCTTCCCCGGCCTGTCCGGCTTCTTCTCCAAGGACAAGATCATCGAGGCGGCCTTCGCCAAGGGCGGCACCGAGGGCTGGATCCTCGGAGGCGTGGCCCTCCTTGGCGCGGCCATCACCGCGTACTACATGACGCGCGTGATGCTGATGACGTTCTTCGGAGAGGAGCGCTGGCGGCATGCTCCGACGCCGTCCCCGGCCGAGCCGAGCGTGGAGCCCGCCGCCGAGACGCACGGCGAGCACGCCGAACCCCACCCGCACGAGTCCCCGAGGTCCATGACTATCCCGATGATCGTGCTCGCCTTCGGTTCGGTGTTCGCGGGAGGGTTCTTCAGCATCGGCGACCGGTTCATCCACTGGCTGGAGCCCGTCACCGACCACGCGCACGGGCATCCGCCGGTCAGCGCCCTGACGGTCACTCTCTCCACGGTGGCCGTGATGGTCATCGGCGTCGGCGTCGCCTACGCCCAGTACGGGCGCCGTCCCGTGCCCGTCGTCGCCCCGCGTGGCTCTCTGCTCACCCGGGCCGCTCGGCGTGACCTCCTCCAGGACGACTTCAACCACGTCGTCCTCGTACGCGGCGGAGAGCACCTCACGCGCTCCCTGGTGTACGTCGACCACACCCTGGTCGACGGGGTCGTCAACGGCACGGCGGCCTCCATGGGCGGCCTGTCCGGACGGCTGCGCAGGCTGCAGAACGGCTTCGCGCGCTCGTACGCGGTCTCGATGTTCGGCGGTGCGGCGGTCCTCATCGCCGCGACCCTGCTGATGAGGGCGGTCTGA
- the nuoN gene encoding NADH-quinone oxidoreductase subunit NuoN, which produces MSATAVHSLWTMAADPIEKIDAPKIEYGQLSPTLIVIGAAIIGVLLEAFVPRKSRYYAQVFLSVVSLAAAFAAVIALATRGYGTTKAGIVAMGAIAVDGPALFLQGTILLAGLLGVFTFAERRLDPVAHGNRVDSFAAQAASVPGSDSEKAAVKAGFTTTEVFPLLLFAIGGMLLFPAANDLLTLFIALEVFSLPLYLLCAVARRKRIMSQEAAVKYFLLGAFASAFTLFGIALLYGYAGSVSYATIAQVVDGSIENVTPALAETMGNDALLLIGAAMLVMGLLFKVGAVPFHMWTPDVYQGAPTPVTGFMAAATKVAAFGALLRLLYVVLPGLSWDWRPVMWAVAIVTMLGGAIVAITQTDIKRLLAYSSIAHAGFILAGVIATSADGISSVLFYLGAYSFVTIGAFAVVTLVRDAGGEATHLSKWAGLGRRSPLVAAVFAVFLLAFAGIPLTSGFAGKFAVFKAAAEGGAGAIVVVGVISSAIAAFFYIRVIVLMFFSEPKPEGPTVAVPSPLTMTAIAFGVVVTLVLGVAPQYFLDLAGQAGVFVR; this is translated from the coding sequence GTGAGCGCAACAGCCGTCCACAGCCTGTGGACAATGGCGGCCGATCCGATCGAGAAGATCGACGCGCCCAAGATCGAATACGGGCAGTTGTCGCCCACCCTGATCGTCATCGGTGCGGCGATCATCGGCGTGCTCCTCGAGGCGTTCGTGCCGCGCAAGTCCCGTTACTACGCCCAGGTGTTCCTGTCCGTCGTCTCACTCGCCGCCGCCTTCGCCGCGGTCATCGCGCTCGCGACCAGGGGATACGGCACCACGAAGGCCGGCATCGTGGCGATGGGCGCCATCGCGGTCGACGGGCCGGCGCTCTTCTTGCAGGGCACGATCCTGCTGGCCGGTCTGCTCGGCGTGTTCACCTTCGCCGAACGGCGGCTCGACCCCGTGGCGCACGGAAACCGCGTCGACTCGTTCGCCGCGCAGGCCGCGTCCGTGCCCGGCAGCGACAGCGAAAAAGCCGCGGTGAAGGCCGGGTTCACCACCACCGAGGTGTTCCCGCTGCTCCTCTTCGCCATCGGCGGAATGCTCTTGTTCCCGGCGGCCAACGACCTGTTGACGCTGTTCATCGCCCTGGAAGTCTTCTCGCTGCCGCTCTACCTGCTGTGCGCCGTGGCCCGCCGCAAGCGGATCATGTCGCAGGAGGCCGCGGTCAAGTACTTCCTGCTCGGCGCCTTCGCCTCCGCGTTCACGCTCTTCGGCATCGCCCTGCTGTACGGCTACGCGGGCTCGGTGTCGTACGCGACGATCGCGCAGGTCGTCGACGGCTCGATCGAGAACGTGACCCCGGCGCTCGCGGAGACCATGGGCAACGACGCGCTGCTGCTCATCGGCGCCGCGATGCTCGTCATGGGCCTGCTGTTCAAGGTGGGCGCGGTGCCGTTCCACATGTGGACCCCGGACGTCTATCAAGGCGCACCGACCCCGGTGACCGGCTTCATGGCCGCCGCCACCAAGGTGGCCGCCTTCGGGGCGCTGCTGCGTCTGCTGTACGTGGTGCTGCCGGGCCTCAGCTGGGACTGGCGGCCGGTGATGTGGGCCGTCGCGATCGTCACCATGCTGGGCGGCGCGATCGTCGCGATCACGCAGACCGACATCAAGCGGCTCCTGGCGTACTCGTCGATCGCCCACGCCGGGTTCATCCTCGCCGGTGTCATCGCGACCTCGGCGGACGGCATCTCGTCCGTGCTCTTCTACCTGGGCGCCTACTCCTTCGTCACGATCGGCGCGTTCGCGGTCGTCACCCTGGTGCGGGACGCGGGCGGCGAGGCCACGCATCTGTCCAAGTGGGCAGGGCTCGGGCGGCGTTCGCCCCTGGTGGCGGCGGTGTTCGCGGTCTTCCTGCTGGCCTTCGCGGGCATTCCGCTCACCTCCGGCTTCGCCGGGAAGTTCGCCGTGTTCAAGGCGGCGGCGGAGGGTGGCGCGGGCGCGATCGTCGTGGTCGGTGTGATCTCGTCGGCCATCGCGGCGTTCTTCTACATCCGCGTGATCGTGCTCATGTTCTTCAGCGAGCCGAAGCCGGAGGGGCCGACGGTGGCGGTGCCGTCACCGCTGACGATGACGGCGATCGCGTTCGGTGTGGTGGTCACGCTCGTACTCGGTGTGGCGCCGCAGTACTTCCTGGATCTGGCGGGACAGGCGGGAGTGTTCGTGCGCTGA